A part of Paenibacillus sp. sptzw28 genomic DNA contains:
- a CDS encoding beta-galactosidase, which translates to MSKRFPPISPKVPHMLHGADYNPEQWLSYPDILKEDLRLIKLAGCNVMSVGIFSWVALEPEEGVFTFEWMDKLLDSFAENGIYAFLATPSGARPAWMSAQYPEVLRVGANRIRNLHGFRHNHCYSSPVYREKTAIMNSKLAERYAHHPAVIGWHISNEFGGDCHCGNCQEAFREWLREKYGTLDKLNHAWWATFWSHTYTSWEQIESPAPHGETQVHGMNLDWKRFVTDKTVDFCKHEIAPLRAINPDLPVTANMMDLFEGLDYRKFADVLDVISWDAYPTWHDAEDDSKLAAWFSFNHDMFRSLKGRPFMLMESTPSLTNWQAVSKLKRPGMHRLSSLQAVAHGSDTVQYFQWRKSRGSSEKFHGAVVDHSGHEHTRVFRDVAELGETLGQLTDVVGTGVASEVAILFDWDNRWAVKDAQGPRNMGIKYEETVMQHYRAFWQLGVPVDVIGSSGDFSAYKLIVAPMLYMVSEDTGERIEHYVQDGGSFVATYWSGIVDENDLCHLGGFPGPLRKTLGIWAEETEGLYDHDVNGLKMQADNALGLKGEYEIGELCELIHSEGAETIGVYRDDFYAGRPALTMNRLGRGNAYHLAGRVMEDSFYDAFYAGIVKEAGIRKAVETMLPPGVTAQVRTDGENDYVFVMNFSGKEQSITLDGRDYTDMESGQTLETVLSLPVSGVRILKR; encoded by the coding sequence ATGAGCAAGCGGTTTCCGCCAATCAGCCCGAAAGTGCCGCATATGCTGCACGGGGCGGACTATAACCCCGAACAATGGCTTAGCTATCCCGATATTCTGAAGGAGGACCTGCGCCTGATAAAGCTGGCCGGCTGTAATGTAATGTCGGTCGGCATCTTTTCCTGGGTTGCGCTGGAGCCCGAGGAGGGTGTGTTTACCTTTGAATGGATGGACAAGCTTCTGGATTCTTTCGCGGAGAACGGCATATACGCATTTCTGGCCACACCGAGCGGAGCAAGGCCCGCATGGATGTCGGCACAGTACCCCGAGGTACTGCGAGTCGGGGCCAATCGTATTCGGAACCTGCACGGATTCCGGCACAACCACTGCTACTCGTCGCCGGTTTACCGCGAGAAAACCGCCATCATGAACAGTAAATTGGCTGAGCGCTACGCGCATCACCCTGCCGTCATCGGCTGGCATATTTCGAATGAATTCGGCGGCGATTGCCATTGCGGCAATTGTCAGGAAGCATTCCGGGAGTGGCTCAGAGAGAAGTACGGCACGCTGGATAAGCTGAATCATGCATGGTGGGCGACCTTCTGGAGCCACACTTATACATCCTGGGAGCAAATAGAATCCCCTGCTCCGCACGGCGAAACGCAGGTGCATGGCATGAATCTCGATTGGAAGAGGTTCGTGACTGACAAAACGGTAGATTTCTGCAAGCATGAAATCGCGCCGCTGCGGGCGATAAACCCGGATCTGCCGGTAACGGCAAATATGATGGACCTGTTCGAAGGACTCGACTACCGGAAATTCGCGGATGTTCTCGATGTCATTTCCTGGGACGCCTATCCGACATGGCATGACGCGGAGGATGACAGTAAACTGGCGGCATGGTTTTCGTTCAACCATGATATGTTCCGTTCCCTCAAGGGCCGTCCGTTCATGCTGATGGAAAGCACGCCGAGCCTCACTAACTGGCAGGCGGTCAGCAAGCTGAAACGCCCGGGTATGCACAGGCTTTCTTCGCTGCAGGCCGTCGCTCACGGCTCGGACACCGTCCAATATTTTCAATGGCGCAAGAGCCGCGGATCCAGCGAGAAATTCCATGGAGCCGTCGTTGACCATAGCGGTCATGAGCATACGAGGGTATTCCGTGACGTCGCCGAACTCGGTGAGACGCTCGGTCAGCTGACGGATGTAGTGGGTACGGGTGTTGCTTCAGAGGTGGCGATTCTGTTCGATTGGGATAACCGCTGGGCGGTTAAGGATGCCCAGGGACCAAGAAACATGGGCATCAAATATGAAGAAACGGTCATGCAGCATTATAGGGCCTTCTGGCAATTGGGCGTACCGGTTGATGTGATCGGGTCGAGCGGTGATTTCTCCGCTTATAAGCTGATCGTAGCTCCGATGCTTTATATGGTCAGTGAAGATACAGGTGAACGGATTGAGCATTACGTGCAGGATGGCGGCTCGTTCGTCGCGACTTATTGGTCCGGCATTGTAGACGAGAACGATCTGTGCCATTTGGGCGGATTTCCCGGACCGCTGCGTAAAACGCTCGGCATCTGGGCGGAGGAAACCGAAGGACTGTACGACCACGATGTGAACGGTCTGAAGATGCAGGCGGATAATGCGCTTGGGCTGAAGGGAGAGTACGAAATCGGCGAGCTCTGCGAATTGATTCACTCTGAAGGCGCTGAGACGATCGGCGTCTACCGTGATGACTTCTATGCGGGGCGGCCTGCATTGACGATGAACAGACTGGGCAGGGGCAATGCGTACCATCTTGCCGGCCGGGTAATGGAAGACAGCTTCTACGACGCGTTCTATGCGGGTATTGTCAAGGAAGCAGGCATTCGCAAAGCGGTTGAGACCATGCTTCCGCCGGGAGTAACCGCCCAGGTTCGTACAGACGGTGAGAACGATTATGTATTCGTGATGAATTTCAGCGGCAAAGAGCAGTCGATTACGCTTGATGGCCGCGATTATACGGATATGGAGTCGGGACAAACCTTGGAGACGGTACTTTCGCTCCCGGTGAGCGGCGTACGTATTCTGAAGCGGTAG